A single region of the Pseudomonas granadensis genome encodes:
- a CDS encoding Tim44 domain-containing protein: MKRFLSIAMALCIGLTMSLDANAKRFGGGKSAGAAPTHQTSQMAPSSPGVGGAAATAGAAGAAGAAAKAGGASKWLGPLAGIAAGGLLASMFMGGGFQGMQIFDILIMALIAFVIFRFIAARRRKQQEQLAPAGAPMQREVFEQKPAAMGSIFGGSAAPAAARPVINAPAWFNEQRFLEAARSHFQSLQQHWDANEMDKIAEFVTPQMLEFLKRERADLGDGFQSTYIDNLQVQLDGVDDRADKTIATLTFTGVSKTSRFDQGEVFSESWNMERPQGDNQPWLVAGIRQNG, from the coding sequence ATGAAACGTTTTCTTAGCATCGCCATGGCGTTGTGCATCGGCCTGACGATGAGCCTCGACGCCAACGCCAAGCGCTTTGGTGGTGGCAAAAGCGCCGGCGCTGCGCCGACGCACCAGACCAGCCAGATGGCTCCTTCTTCTCCAGGCGTGGGCGGCGCAGCTGCAACCGCTGGCGCTGCCGGTGCTGCGGGCGCTGCGGCCAAGGCCGGCGGTGCTTCCAAGTGGCTCGGCCCTCTGGCCGGTATCGCCGCCGGTGGCCTGCTCGCGTCCATGTTCATGGGCGGCGGGTTCCAGGGCATGCAGATCTTCGACATCCTGATCATGGCGCTGATCGCGTTCGTGATTTTCCGCTTCATTGCCGCCCGCCGTCGCAAGCAGCAGGAGCAGCTCGCTCCGGCCGGCGCGCCGATGCAGCGTGAAGTGTTCGAGCAGAAACCTGCTGCCATGGGTTCGATCTTCGGTGGCTCTGCCGCTCCGGCTGCTGCCCGCCCGGTGATCAACGCACCGGCCTGGTTCAACGAACAGCGCTTCCTCGAAGCTGCGCGCAGCCACTTCCAGTCGCTGCAGCAGCACTGGGACGCGAATGAAATGGACAAGATCGCCGAGTTCGTGACTCCGCAAATGCTTGAATTCCTCAAGCGTGAGCGCGCCGACCTGGGTGATGGCTTCCAGTCGACCTACATCGACAACCTGCAAGTGCAACTGGACGGCGTCGATGATCGCGCCGACAAGACCATCGCCACCCTGACCTTCACCGGCGTATCGAAGACCTCGCGCTTCGACCAGGGCGAAGTGTTCAGCGAAAGCTGGAACATGGAGCGTCCGCAGGGCGACAACCAGCCTTGGCTGGTCGCCGGTATTCGCCAGAACGGCTGA